In the genome of Hyphobacterium sp. CCMP332, one region contains:
- the vanZ gene encoding VanZ family protein, translated as MTIKYHIFTIVWAIIVSSIILIPGGSLPNLEFFNLLGFDKLVHFFAFALLSLLMIVGFNKQYSDGCYHFNIYYLTIFSLISYGALLEFIQQYIPDRNFEIWDAVANGLGVIFGRFMFFMIYKTRLI; from the coding sequence TTGACCATTAAATATCACATATTTACAATTGTTTGGGCCATAATTGTAAGCTCAATTATATTAATCCCAGGGGGCAGTCTGCCTAATTTGGAATTTTTCAATTTATTGGGATTTGATAAACTCGTTCATTTTTTTGCCTTTGCCTTACTTTCATTATTAATGATCGTTGGATTTAACAAGCAATACTCCGATGGCTGCTATCATTTTAATATTTATTATTTAACGATTTTCAGTTTAATCAGCTATGGTGCTTTATTGGAATTTATTCAGCAATATATCCCTGATCGCAATTTTGAAATATGGGACGCAGTGGCAAATGGACTTGGCGTGATTTTTGGTAGATTTATGTTTTTTATGATATATAAAACAAGGCTTATATAA
- the gcvH gene encoding glycine cleavage system protein GcvH: MNIPKDLKYTDDHEWVRVEGNVATIGVTDYAQQELGDVVYVDITELDEDLNQKDVFGSVEAVKTVADLFMPVSGKVIALNEDLESSPEKVNDDPYGAGWMIKIEMSNPSELDSLLDAASYEGSIE, encoded by the coding sequence ATGAATATCCCAAAAGACTTAAAATATACAGATGATCACGAATGGGTTCGTGTAGAAGGCAATGTCGCAACAATTGGTGTTACAGACTACGCCCAGCAGGAACTTGGTGATGTCGTTTATGTTGATATAACCGAATTAGATGAAGATTTAAATCAAAAAGATGTTTTTGGATCTGTTGAAGCGGTTAAAACGGTCGCTGACTTGTTCATGCCGGTAAGCGGAAAGGTAATCGCATTGAATGAAGACCTTGAGTCTTCGCCGGAAAAAGTTAATGATGACCCATATGGAGCGGGCTGGATGATTAAAATTGAGATGTCGAATCCTTCCGAACTGGATTCACTTTTAGATGCGGCTTCTTACGAAGGATCAATAGAATAA
- the sprA gene encoding cell surface protein SprA, producing the protein MKLIKDFNLSPFPNSYTVRGDLNRDFTKTQNLNNELNTIGMETFYQKLFTFNRTYAVRWNITKSLSLNYNVNVRAIIDEPEGEPNKGEYRDELFQKIGELGRMTNYTQTVVANYKVPLSKIPLIDWMNADVSYTAGYDWNAASRQVVRLGNSISNRQTTAVNGRIDMLKLYNKSKFLKEVNQPRRRTLRRTPARRNNNAKQDSTEKEKKDLKGLKAGLRVLMSLKSINGTYTLTRNTFLPGYMPEVDIVGVDRRYYDPGLNYATTSAPGWKFIMGDQNPDIRIRAAQNGWLTRDQNFFSQFSQGRTETIQLRTSLEPIRDFRIQLDAKRSKSDNYSEQFRYSIAEFDSLGNIVRAAGFPEERGFQPQINGNYTISTISIKTAFSPNATGRKDVTEVFQQFENNRAIVRARLDQENPNGSGYDLNNQEVLISSFFMAYTGRDAGSSSIEQFPTIPLPNWRVDYAGLGKVKWLKKKFSSINLNHAYSSTYAVSNYNSSGEYIESSIDLFTYELQPPYPTIKTEKDSIGFTYVPVFIIPTVTINESFSPLFGVNVRTKSKINASFEYRVSRNVSLNVNNRSVTEINNNDYVVSLGYTKAGMKLPFRVQGRTVTLKNDLTMRTQVTFRDSETTQRLIDQNGLITAGNFVFQLRPTIEYMLNQRLSLQAYFERNVNNPKISTSFKSTSTAFGIQLRFSLSG; encoded by the coding sequence TTGAAATTAATAAAGGACTTCAATTTATCGCCCTTCCCCAATTCATATACAGTTAGAGGTGATTTAAACAGAGATTTCACCAAAACACAAAACCTAAATAATGAACTGAATACAATTGGCATGGAGACTTTTTATCAAAAGCTTTTCACATTTAACAGGACTTATGCCGTTCGTTGGAATATTACAAAGAGTTTAAGCCTAAATTATAATGTTAATGTCAGAGCCATCATAGATGAACCCGAAGGTGAACCAAACAAAGGCGAATACAGGGATGAGCTATTTCAAAAAATCGGCGAATTGGGAAGAATGACCAATTACACACAAACGGTTGTAGCAAACTATAAAGTGCCACTCAGCAAAATCCCATTAATCGACTGGATGAATGCGGATGTCAGTTATACGGCCGGCTACGACTGGAACGCGGCATCAAGACAGGTTGTCCGACTCGGAAATAGTATTTCCAACAGACAAACGACAGCTGTAAATGGAAGAATTGACATGTTGAAGCTCTACAATAAATCAAAATTTTTAAAGGAGGTTAATCAACCCAGGAGAAGGACTTTGAGAAGGACCCCGGCCCGAAGAAATAACAATGCCAAACAGGATAGCACAGAAAAAGAGAAAAAAGACTTAAAAGGATTAAAAGCGGGCTTGCGTGTATTGATGTCGCTCAAAAGCATTAATGGAACTTATACATTGACCAGAAATACCTTTTTACCTGGTTATATGCCTGAAGTTGATATTGTAGGGGTTGATCGGAGATACTATGATCCAGGGCTGAATTACGCAACCACCAGCGCCCCTGGTTGGAAATTTATAATGGGTGATCAAAACCCGGATATCAGAATCAGGGCAGCTCAAAATGGTTGGCTTACGCGAGATCAAAACTTTTTCTCACAATTTTCACAGGGCAGAACAGAAACCATTCAACTCAGAACCTCTCTTGAACCCATTCGGGATTTTAGAATTCAATTGGATGCAAAAAGGTCAAAATCCGATAATTATTCAGAACAGTTCAGATATTCCATAGCTGAATTTGACAGTTTGGGAAACATAGTCAGAGCAGCGGGGTTTCCTGAAGAAAGAGGGTTCCAGCCTCAAATAAATGGAAATTACACCATTTCAACCATATCAATTAAAACGGCATTTAGTCCAAATGCTACTGGCAGAAAAGACGTAACCGAAGTGTTTCAACAATTTGAAAACAACAGAGCTATCGTAAGAGCTCGACTGGATCAGGAAAATCCAAATGGGTCTGGATACGATTTAAATAATCAGGAAGTTCTCATTTCTTCATTTTTCATGGCATACACGGGAAGAGATGCCGGAAGTTCAAGTATTGAGCAATTTCCCACAATTCCATTGCCGAATTGGAGAGTGGATTATGCCGGTTTGGGTAAAGTAAAATGGCTGAAAAAGAAATTCAGTTCAATAAATTTAAATCATGCCTATTCATCCACATATGCAGTAAGCAATTACAATTCTTCAGGGGAGTATATCGAATCGAGCATAGATTTATTTACCTATGAATTACAACCGCCATATCCGACGATAAAGACAGAAAAAGACTCTATCGGCTTCACCTATGTGCCTGTTTTTATAATTCCCACCGTTACTATCAATGAGTCATTTTCGCCTCTCTTTGGGGTTAACGTCAGAACAAAAAGTAAGATCAATGCCAGCTTTGAGTACCGTGTAAGCCGAAATGTTTCTTTAAATGTTAACAACAGGTCGGTCACGGAAATTAATAATAACGACTATGTAGTTAGCCTTGGCTATACCAAAGCAGGTATGAAACTGCCATTTAGGGTGCAGGGAAGAACGGTGACCTTAAAAAATGATTTGACCATGCGAACTCAGGTGACCTTCAGGGACTCGGAAACCACGCAAAGATTAATTGATCAAAACGGCTTAATAACAGCAGGAAATTTTGTGTTTCAATTGAGACCTACCATTGAATACATGCTAAACCAGCGACTATCCCTACAGGCTTATTTTGAAAGAAATGTCAATAATCCAAAAATTTCAACCTCCTTTAAATCCACAAGTACTGCATTTGGAATTCAATTGCGATTTAGCTTATCAGGATAA